A region of Flocculibacter collagenilyticus DNA encodes the following proteins:
- a CDS encoding MFS transporter, translated as MSISGLNSLEKRTAVSLASVFTMRMLGLFMLMPVIAIYGQELEGYSPLWIGLAIGAYGLTQALLQIPMGMLSDRFGRHRVIIAGLLMFAAGSVIAALSDSVYGVTVGRIIQGMGAIASATLALAADLTRDEQRPKVMAVIGMSIGISFAIAMVLGPLLADAFGLAGLFWLTAVFALSGIAIVTLFVPTAVNRAPKGETVAIPHLLSSLIKHPQLLRLDLGVMLLHLMLTCIFVVLPTMLVSFDFTVTSHWKMYFPVLLGSFLLMVPMIIFAAKRNKEKQVFKLAIMMIIVSLLGLYFAHQSLTVVVLWVLLFFVGFNYLEASLPALISRLAPAGQKGSAMGIFSSSQFFGAFLGGLLGGMIAQTNQLEIVFAVAAVIGLLWLFITNGMQIPQRSKLVSIATQLNDNPTAEVLASRLTELAGVIEATVVVEENRTYLKVIDKEFDIEAARSLVASVS; from the coding sequence ATGTCTATATCTGGTTTAAACTCTTTAGAGAAAAGAACAGCGGTTTCGCTCGCATCTGTATTTACTATGCGGATGCTTGGGCTATTTATGTTAATGCCTGTAATTGCAATATATGGGCAAGAATTGGAAGGCTACTCGCCGTTGTGGATAGGGTTAGCAATAGGTGCTTATGGGCTAACTCAAGCCTTACTTCAAATTCCAATGGGCATGTTAAGTGATCGATTTGGCCGCCACCGCGTTATTATTGCTGGATTACTCATGTTTGCAGCAGGTAGTGTTATCGCGGCTTTGTCAGATTCAGTTTATGGCGTTACCGTTGGACGTATTATTCAAGGGATGGGAGCAATTGCAAGTGCCACACTAGCGTTAGCTGCTGATTTAACACGCGACGAGCAAAGACCAAAAGTCATGGCTGTAATAGGCATGAGTATCGGTATATCTTTTGCCATCGCCATGGTATTAGGGCCACTATTGGCTGATGCTTTTGGTTTGGCTGGATTATTTTGGCTTACTGCGGTATTTGCGTTATCGGGTATAGCTATCGTTACACTATTTGTACCAACTGCGGTTAATCGAGCCCCGAAAGGTGAAACCGTGGCTATCCCACACTTATTGTCTTCCTTAATAAAGCATCCGCAATTATTGCGGCTGGATCTCGGCGTGATGTTGTTACACCTCATGCTTACATGCATTTTTGTTGTACTGCCTACCATGCTCGTCAGTTTTGACTTTACGGTTACTAGCCATTGGAAAATGTACTTCCCCGTATTGTTAGGATCATTTTTGCTAATGGTGCCAATGATTATTTTTGCAGCAAAACGCAATAAAGAAAAACAAGTATTTAAACTCGCGATTATGATGATTATAGTCAGTTTATTAGGACTATACTTTGCGCATCAATCGCTTACAGTTGTTGTGCTGTGGGTACTGCTTTTCTTCGTCGGTTTTAATTATTTAGAGGCTTCCTTACCAGCTCTTATTTCACGTTTAGCGCCTGCGGGTCAGAAAGGCTCCGCAATGGGAATATTTTCATCAAGTCAGTTCTTCGGTGCATTTTTAGGTGGCTTATTAGGTGGTATGATAGCGCAAACAAATCAGCTAGAAATTGTCTTTGCGGTGGCAGCTGTAATTGGTTTATTATGGTTATTCATTACAAATGGAATGCAAATTCCGCAGCGTTCTAAATTAGTCTCTATCGCAACACAACTTAACGACAACCCAACCGCAGAAGTACTGGCGAGCCGTCTTACCGAATTAGCTGGCGTAATAGAAGCTACAGTGGTCGTTGAAGAAAATAGAACGTATTTAAAAGTAATTGATAAAGAATTTGATATTGAAGCGGCTAGAAGTTTAGTCGCGTCAGTAAGTTAA
- a CDS encoding LysE family translocator — protein sequence MNIELVLGYCAIITILLITPGPSVLLSINNGVNYGRKIAAIGVLGNVFAFQLLTLISASGIGVVLITFKDILIVLQLIGAGYLCYLGLKILSSPVAKLGAKEVKSSFKPSPWKIFRQAFLVTSLNPKALVFIIALLPQFITDSERLTPQITILCIVSASIHFMIYFSYALLAENVAQISSSDIGRRVFDRLSGITFLIFGVGLAVTNIAT from the coding sequence ATGAATATTGAACTTGTTCTTGGCTATTGTGCGATCATTACTATATTACTGATCACTCCCGGCCCATCAGTACTTTTATCAATTAACAATGGTGTTAACTATGGAAGGAAAATCGCTGCCATTGGCGTTTTAGGGAACGTATTTGCTTTTCAGTTATTAACCTTAATTAGTGCCAGCGGCATAGGAGTTGTCCTAATAACATTCAAAGATATATTGATAGTGCTTCAGTTAATTGGAGCTGGCTATCTTTGTTATTTGGGGTTGAAAATACTCTCATCTCCTGTAGCCAAGCTTGGTGCGAAAGAGGTTAAATCGTCTTTTAAGCCCTCTCCTTGGAAAATATTTAGACAAGCTTTTCTAGTCACATCATTAAACCCTAAAGCACTTGTCTTTATTATTGCATTATTGCCTCAATTTATAACGGATTCAGAAAGACTTACACCACAAATTACAATACTATGCATTGTTAGTGCTTCGATTCATTTTATGATTTATTTTAGTTATGCTCTTCTTGCCGAAAATGTTGCGCAAATATCGAGCAGTGACATCGGGAGGAGAGTATTTGATAGGTTAAGTGGTATAACTTTTTTGATTTTCGGTGTTGGTCTAGCAGTAACCAATATTGCAACTTAA
- the ssb gene encoding single-stranded DNA-binding protein: MARGVNKVILIGTLGQDPEVRYMPNGNAVANISLATNESWKDKNTGQMQEKTEWHRIVIFGKLAEIAGEYLKKGSQAYFEGKLQTRKWQDQQGQDKYTTEVVVDMGGQMQMLGGRGDNAGQSGGYTQQPQQGGFKPQQQQAAAPMNQGFQPQQQNQGFQPQQQNQGGFQQQPAQQHNSGGFQPQQQSQGGFQQQPAQQQQPAVKQAEPKIDFDDDIPF, from the coding sequence ATGGCACGTGGTGTAAATAAAGTAATCTTAATTGGTACGTTAGGCCAAGATCCTGAAGTAAGGTATATGCCTAATGGTAATGCCGTTGCAAATATCAGTTTAGCAACAAACGAAAGCTGGAAAGATAAAAACACAGGACAAATGCAAGAGAAAACAGAATGGCACCGCATTGTTATTTTTGGCAAGCTGGCTGAAATTGCAGGTGAATACCTAAAGAAAGGTTCTCAAGCATATTTTGAAGGCAAATTACAAACCCGTAAGTGGCAAGACCAACAAGGTCAAGATAAGTACACAACAGAAGTGGTTGTTGATATGGGCGGCCAAATGCAAATGTTAGGTGGTCGTGGCGATAATGCTGGTCAATCTGGTGGTTATACGCAACAGCCTCAACAAGGTGGTTTTAAACCACAGCAACAACAAGCAGCTGCGCCAATGAATCAGGGTTTTCAGCCTCAACAACAAAACCAAGGCTTCCAGCCACAACAGCAAAATCAAGGTGGCTTTCAGCAACAGCCTGCCCAGCAACACAATTCTGGTGGATTCCAGCCACAACAACAAAGTCAAGGTGGCTTTCAGCAACAGCCTGCACAACAACAGCAGCCAGCGGTGAAGCAAGCTGAGCCTAAGATTGACTTTGATGATGATATTCCGTTTTGA
- a CDS encoding IS5 family transposase — protein sequence MPRLMLTDDSWKLLSRIMYLTGRIYNKPEHRMTLEGILYRMRTGIPWRDLPSEFGGWSAVFRRFNLWSKKGVITEIFQFLSQENDAQWLFLDGSIVKAHQDCTNIGSQAEQAIGKSRGGKSTKIHLAVDSCGLPVHFELSGGQVHDVCYGKSLVVSSPDAEVVVADKDYDSQSLRELIKSRNAKHVIPRKGNSKQGNDDIDWSMYRYRHLVENAFLKIKKHRAVATRYDKLARNYMSVVALAFSLMWLPMWVD from the coding sequence ATGCCGAGACTAATGCTAACAGATGATAGTTGGAAATTGCTATCAAGAATCATGTATTTAACAGGTCGTATTTATAATAAACCTGAACACAGAATGACACTCGAAGGTATTTTATACCGTATGCGCACTGGTATTCCATGGCGAGATTTACCAAGCGAATTCGGCGGCTGGAGTGCTGTATTTAGACGGTTTAACTTGTGGTCTAAAAAAGGTGTGATAACAGAGATATTTCAATTTCTTTCTCAGGAAAATGACGCTCAATGGCTGTTTCTTGATGGCAGTATTGTCAAAGCTCATCAAGACTGTACGAATATTGGCTCACAAGCAGAGCAAGCTATAGGTAAAAGCCGTGGTGGTAAATCAACTAAAATACACTTGGCGGTTGATAGTTGTGGTTTGCCAGTTCACTTTGAACTATCAGGCGGGCAGGTTCATGACGTATGTTATGGCAAAAGCTTAGTGGTTTCATCACCAGATGCCGAAGTGGTAGTTGCAGATAAAGATTATGATAGTCAATCGCTTAGAGAGCTAATAAAAAGTCGCAATGCTAAGCATGTGATACCGAGAAAAGGTAATAGTAAGCAAGGAAATGACGACATTGATTGGTCTATGTACAGATATCGTCACTTAGTTGAAAATGCGTTTTTGAAGATAAAGAAACATCGAGCAGTAGCAACTCGATATGACAAATTGGCTAGAAATTACATGAGCGTGGTAGCCCTTGCTTTTTCACTCATGTGGCTACCGATGTGGGTTGATTAG
- a CDS encoding acyl-CoA thioesterase: MFSEIIQPRFSDTDALGHINNTMLPVWFEGARDAVFKLFTPDLDLNKWQLIIAKYDVTFHAELFYGQEIELRTYISRVGGASFDVYQEAWQHGEKCVSGTTVMVNFNYSDKKAMPISESIKIELNKHIYQE, translated from the coding sequence ATGTTCAGTGAAATAATTCAACCTAGGTTCAGTGACACAGATGCACTAGGTCATATCAATAACACAATGTTACCTGTTTGGTTTGAAGGGGCTCGTGATGCAGTATTTAAACTGTTCACGCCTGATTTAGATCTTAACAAGTGGCAGTTAATTATCGCTAAGTATGATGTTACATTTCATGCTGAGCTGTTTTATGGGCAAGAAATTGAACTGAGAACATACATTTCACGTGTTGGCGGAGCTTCTTTTGATGTTTATCAAGAAGCTTGGCAGCATGGAGAAAAATGTGTTTCAGGTACAACCGTCATGGTGAATTTTAATTACTCTGATAAAAAGGCGATGCCTATTTCTGAGAGTATAAAAATTGAACTTAATAAACACATATATCAAGAGTAG
- a CDS encoding NIPSNAP family protein: MKITCFIEYQIDPFNSDKFEEYADNWGTIIPECGGELLGYFLPHEGTNDTAYGLISFDSLARYEEYRARLRQSDLGKTNFEYAQQEQFILKEKRTFLRAIPSTYMKKSKENK; encoded by the coding sequence TTGAAAATTACTTGTTTTATTGAATACCAGATCGACCCATTTAACTCAGATAAGTTTGAAGAGTACGCTGATAATTGGGGGACGATCATCCCTGAATGTGGCGGTGAACTCTTGGGTTATTTTTTGCCCCACGAAGGGACTAACGATACAGCCTATGGATTAATTAGCTTCGATTCCTTAGCTCGATATGAGGAATATAGAGCGAGATTGCGCCAGTCTGACCTTGGCAAAACTAACTTTGAATATGCTCAACAAGAACAGTTTATTTTAAAAGAAAAACGTACATTCTTACGAGCTATTCCCTCTACATATATGAAGAAATCTAAGGAGAATAAATGA
- a CDS encoding magnesium transporter, whose translation MIASQLKLSLHFLTAEPEAAASQLELMPTEHVLSLLKEAPSSTAANILKLMQPSIAAKLLLLFPAEKSYKIFEQMNLADVAAILRYMPTEEGKAHLAALPIRKQALCKMLISYPEHALGAVVDTDVLIAGSSMTVDDVLIRIKKKTVAYLQDVFVVNKQRNLEGKIFLGDLLHASPKALIASLIHKRPRTLSATHDLTTASELNIWQQQDVAPVINRRNEFIGIVHYHKLRRSITRLERANASPNTLSGELIEVYGDTIMSMIELVSTNNQSKH comes from the coding sequence ATGATCGCCTCTCAGCTTAAGCTTTCACTCCACTTTTTAACCGCAGAGCCTGAAGCAGCTGCAAGCCAATTAGAATTAATGCCCACCGAGCATGTATTAAGTTTATTAAAAGAGGCGCCTTCTTCAACTGCGGCCAACATACTGAAATTAATGCAACCGAGTATTGCAGCTAAATTGCTGTTGTTATTTCCAGCAGAAAAAAGCTATAAGATTTTCGAACAAATGAACCTCGCCGACGTAGCCGCCATTTTGCGATATATGCCAACAGAAGAAGGCAAAGCTCATTTAGCTGCGCTGCCTATAAGAAAACAGGCATTATGCAAAATGCTCATCAGCTACCCTGAGCATGCCTTAGGTGCTGTTGTTGATACCGATGTTTTAATTGCTGGCAGCAGCATGACCGTTGATGATGTACTGATTCGCATTAAGAAAAAAACAGTTGCTTACTTACAGGATGTTTTCGTGGTGAATAAACAACGCAACCTCGAAGGGAAAATTTTTCTTGGCGACTTATTACATGCATCGCCTAAAGCGTTAATTGCTTCGCTCATTCATAAACGTCCCAGAACGCTTAGCGCAACACACGACTTAACCACAGCAAGTGAATTAAATATTTGGCAGCAACAGGATGTGGCTCCTGTAATTAATAGAAGAAACGAGTTTATTGGGATTGTGCATTACCATAAATTACGTCGCTCTATCACTCGGTTAGAAAGAGCCAATGCATCGCCAAACACCCTATCAGGTGAGCTGATCGAAGTGTACGGCGACACCATCATGTCGATGATCGAGTTAGTAAGTACCAACAATCAAAGTAAGCATTAA
- the uvrA gene encoding excinuclease ABC subunit UvrA gives MDKIEVRGARTHNLKNINLEIPRDKLIVITGLSGSGKSSLAFDTLYAEGQRRYVESLSSYARQFLSLMEKPDVDHIEGLSPAISIEQKSTSHNPRSTVGTITEIYDYLRLLFARVGEPRCPTHQEPLAAQTVSQMVDKVLAQEQGAKIMVLAPVVQERKGEHLKTLENLAAQGFIRARIDGNVCDLSDPPELELHKKHTIEVVVDRLKVRDDIQQRLAESFETALELSGGTAKVAWMEEDKSEMLFSANFACPLCGYSMTELEPRLFSFNNPAGACQSCDGLGEKQFFDPDRVISNHELSLSGGAIRGWDKRNFYYFQMLTALAEHYGFDLNTPFNELAAEHQKVVLEGSGRTDIEFKYMNDRGDVVQRKHPFEGILPNMSRRYRETESNAVRDELSKYISHQSCPSCDGSRLREEARNVFVENSKISDITYMSIGDSLSFFEQLNLVGQKAQIAEKILKEIQDRLTFLVNVGLNYLTLSRNANTLSGGEAQRIRLASQIGAGLVGVMYVLDEPSIGLHQRDNDRLLGTLTHLKELGNTVIVVEHDEDAIKMADHVIDIGPGAGVHGGHVIAQGTVDDIKAEPKSLTGQYLSGTKEIAVPKIRHEPQDDKWLALNGATGNNLKNVSIKLPIGLITCITGVSGSGKSTLINDTLYRVAHRELNGAMSEEPAPYESVDGMDQLDKVIDIDQSPIGRTPRSNPATYTGIFTAIRDLFAGTQEARSRGYKPGRFSFNVKGGRCEACQGDGMIKVEMHFLPDVYVPCDVCKGKRYNRETLEVQYKQKNIHQVLDMTVEDAREFFEAIPAISRKLQTLMDVGLSYIRLGQSATTLSGGEAQRVKLAKELSKRDTGKTLYILDEPTTGLHFYDIQQLLNVIHRLRDHGNTIIIIEHNLDVIKTADWIVDLGPEGGSGGGEILVEGKPEDIVKNQRSHTAKYLKPLLTA, from the coding sequence ATGGATAAGATTGAAGTTAGAGGCGCCAGAACCCATAATCTCAAAAATATTAATTTAGAAATTCCTCGCGACAAACTCATTGTTATTACAGGACTCTCCGGTTCAGGCAAATCTTCTTTAGCGTTCGATACTTTATATGCTGAAGGCCAGCGCCGATACGTTGAATCGCTTTCTTCATACGCTCGTCAATTTTTATCATTAATGGAAAAACCCGACGTTGATCATATTGAAGGTTTATCCCCTGCAATCTCTATTGAGCAAAAATCAACATCACATAATCCACGCTCAACAGTTGGCACTATTACCGAAATTTATGATTATTTAAGACTCCTCTTTGCACGTGTTGGCGAACCTCGGTGTCCAACTCATCAGGAACCACTGGCAGCACAAACCGTTAGCCAAATGGTAGATAAAGTATTGGCGCAAGAACAAGGTGCCAAAATCATGGTGCTAGCGCCGGTTGTGCAAGAACGTAAAGGTGAGCATTTAAAAACACTAGAAAACTTAGCTGCCCAAGGTTTTATCCGCGCAAGGATTGACGGCAATGTATGTGATTTGTCTGATCCCCCTGAGCTTGAGCTACACAAAAAGCACACGATAGAAGTTGTTGTGGATCGCTTAAAAGTCAGAGATGACATACAGCAGCGTTTGGCTGAATCATTTGAAACCGCGTTAGAGTTGTCAGGCGGTACGGCAAAAGTTGCATGGATGGAAGAAGATAAGTCTGAAATGCTATTTTCAGCTAATTTTGCTTGTCCGTTATGTGGCTATAGTATGACAGAGCTAGAGCCGCGTTTATTTAGCTTTAACAACCCAGCAGGTGCCTGCCAAAGTTGTGACGGCTTAGGTGAAAAGCAGTTTTTTGATCCTGACAGAGTTATTAGTAACCATGAATTAAGTTTGTCTGGCGGAGCCATTCGAGGATGGGATAAACGCAATTTCTATTATTTTCAAATGCTCACAGCATTAGCGGAACATTATGGCTTCGACCTAAATACGCCTTTCAATGAATTAGCAGCAGAACATCAAAAGGTAGTGCTAGAAGGAAGTGGACGAACCGATATTGAATTCAAATATATGAATGATCGCGGTGACGTGGTACAGCGTAAACACCCTTTTGAAGGGATATTACCTAATATGTCGCGTCGCTATCGAGAAACAGAATCTAACGCGGTGCGTGATGAGTTATCAAAATATATTAGCCATCAATCATGTCCAAGCTGTGACGGTAGTCGACTGCGTGAAGAAGCAAGAAATGTATTTGTAGAAAACAGTAAAATCAGTGATATTACCTACATGTCCATTGGCGACTCGTTAAGTTTCTTTGAACAATTAAACTTAGTAGGCCAAAAGGCTCAAATTGCTGAAAAAATTCTTAAAGAAATTCAAGATCGACTTACCTTTTTGGTGAATGTAGGGCTTAATTACTTAACCTTGTCACGCAACGCAAATACCTTATCAGGTGGCGAAGCTCAACGCATACGACTTGCTAGCCAAATTGGTGCTGGTCTTGTAGGAGTGATGTACGTACTAGACGAACCGTCCATTGGCTTGCATCAACGGGACAATGACCGCTTACTTGGCACATTAACGCACCTTAAAGAGTTAGGGAATACTGTTATTGTTGTTGAGCACGATGAAGATGCAATAAAAATGGCTGACCACGTTATTGATATTGGTCCAGGTGCTGGCGTACACGGTGGCCATGTTATTGCTCAAGGCACGGTTGACGACATAAAAGCAGAGCCAAAATCATTAACGGGGCAGTATCTTTCAGGTACCAAAGAAATTGCAGTACCAAAAATACGCCACGAACCTCAAGATGACAAGTGGTTAGCACTAAACGGTGCAACGGGAAATAACCTCAAAAATGTCAGTATCAAACTACCTATAGGACTAATTACCTGTATTACGGGTGTATCAGGTTCAGGCAAGTCTACCTTAATTAATGACACTTTATATCGTGTTGCCCACAGAGAACTAAACGGTGCTATGAGCGAAGAGCCAGCGCCATATGAAAGCGTGGATGGCATGGATCAGCTAGATAAAGTAATTGATATTGACCAAAGTCCAATTGGGCGTACGCCTCGCTCTAACCCTGCAACTTACACAGGTATATTTACTGCCATTCGTGACTTATTTGCAGGCACACAAGAAGCGCGTTCACGTGGCTACAAACCAGGGCGATTCAGCTTTAACGTTAAAGGCGGTCGATGTGAAGCATGCCAAGGTGATGGCATGATAAAGGTTGAAATGCACTTTTTACCCGACGTGTATGTACCTTGCGATGTATGTAAAGGAAAGCGCTATAATCGAGAAACGTTGGAAGTACAATATAAACAAAAGAATATTCATCAAGTACTCGACATGACTGTTGAAGATGCACGTGAGTTCTTTGAAGCGATTCCTGCAATATCTAGAAAACTTCAAACATTAATGGACGTGGGCTTGTCTTATATTCGACTTGGACAATCTGCTACCACCTTATCTGGTGGTGAGGCTCAGCGTGTAAAGCTCGCTAAAGAGTTATCGAAAAGAGATACAGGTAAAACACTTTATATTTTAGATGAACCAACCACAGGGCTTCATTTTTACGATATTCAACAGCTGCTTAATGTTATTCATCGCCTACGCGATCATGGTAATACTATTATCATTATCGAACATAACTTGGATGTCATTAAAACTGCGGATTGGATTGTCGATCTTGGCCCAGAAGGCGGTTCTGGTGGTGGTGAAATACTGGTAGAAGGTAAGCCAGAAGATATCGTTAAAAACCAACGTTCACACACCGCAAAATACTTAAAACCGTTACTCACGGCCTAA
- a CDS encoding antibiotic biosynthesis monooxygenase family protein, producing the protein MIAVIFEVIPNSEGKNSYFEIAEILKPSLAKIEGFISVERFQSLSNKDKYLSLSFWEDEAAVSQWKMNTEHQLAQNKGKQELFNEYRIRVGNILRDYGT; encoded by the coding sequence ATGATAGCAGTCATTTTTGAAGTCATACCAAATTCAGAAGGTAAAAATAGCTACTTTGAGATTGCCGAGATACTAAAACCATCGCTTGCTAAGATTGAAGGGTTTATTTCAGTAGAGAGATTTCAAAGTTTATCTAATAAGGATAAATATTTATCGCTTTCATTTTGGGAGGATGAAGCCGCAGTTTCACAATGGAAAATGAATACCGAGCACCAGTTGGCACAAAATAAAGGTAAGCAAGAACTGTTCAATGAATACAGAATTCGCGTTGGTAACATCCTCAGGGATTATGGAACCTAA
- a CDS encoding ArsR/SmtB family transcription factor: MEPNIAYIGSLIGDAARSKMLIALMSGKALTATELSVVADITPQTASSHLTKLLEGELLQVRKQGRHKYFQLKSKQVAELIEQLLNLSVPVSDGSVFTGPPNDRLRKSRICYDHLAGELGVELFDALINNGWMIEINEYVKLTEKGQVKFNNLGVDISIFGKGKRPLCKSCLDWSERRSHLAGHLGQWVLNNAIKREWAKQDLDSRAIHFTPQGLKKFRKQYEF, from the coding sequence ATGGAACCGAACATTGCTTATATAGGAAGTTTAATTGGAGATGCAGCCCGCTCTAAAATGTTAATTGCTTTAATGAGTGGGAAAGCCCTTACTGCAACTGAACTCTCAGTTGTGGCAGATATCACTCCCCAGACCGCTAGCAGTCACCTAACAAAATTACTTGAAGGTGAATTGCTACAGGTTAGAAAGCAAGGCAGACATAAATATTTTCAGTTGAAGAGTAAGCAAGTAGCAGAACTAATTGAGCAGTTACTGAACCTTAGTGTCCCTGTTTCTGATGGTAGCGTTTTTACAGGCCCGCCTAATGACAGATTGAGAAAATCTAGAATATGTTACGATCATCTGGCTGGTGAGCTTGGTGTAGAGCTATTTGACGCTCTAATTAACAATGGCTGGATGATAGAAATTAACGAATATGTTAAGTTAACGGAAAAAGGACAAGTCAAATTCAATAATTTAGGCGTGGATATTAGTATATTCGGCAAAGGTAAAAGACCTTTGTGTAAGTCTTGTTTAGATTGGAGCGAAAGAAGGAGTCACTTAGCTGGACATTTGGGGCAATGGGTTTTGAATAATGCGATAAAGCGAGAATGGGCTAAACAGGACTTAGATTCCAGAGCTATTCATTTTACGCCACAAGGACTAAAAAAGTTTAGAAAACAATATGAGTTTTGA
- the mgtE gene encoding magnesium transporter, which translates to MPSQQQILSEASQQLNREFLQHFPYKSARHMEAIEAHEAAKLLEMQSMTSVLALWKFLPAGTAENIFAKLSSHFAIKLLQSLDSHIAVTLLSRLEPELQQQLMKELATSDGALASELTELLSYPEDTAARLMSAKVTAFYDEMSASDVLRKLKQRKDITEDVIYILNKSQQLVGQISLAKLIIANAEDKLLTLAQPIKATFSALDSKDEVIEKFEGYRSSCMPVLDSHQQLIGVIRFSDIYQSTKEDLVSDMQTMVGASKEEKALSSSWFAVTKRLPWLQINLLTAFAAASVVGAFEGLISEITALAILLPVAAGQSGNAGAQALAVTMRGLTLREITTRQWMRVMSKEFLVGAMNGVAVATTCSIAIYFWSQSFGLALVMAIAMVCSLSIACTAGAIVPIALKKFGMDPAQSSSIVLTTITDIAGFMSFLGIAMLLSDMLPRG; encoded by the coding sequence ATGCCATCTCAGCAACAAATTTTAAGTGAAGCATCACAACAATTAAACCGAGAATTCTTGCAACACTTTCCGTATAAAAGCGCCCGGCATATGGAAGCTATCGAAGCACATGAAGCGGCAAAACTGCTTGAAATGCAATCCATGACCTCGGTACTCGCATTATGGAAATTTTTACCTGCGGGCACCGCTGAGAATATTTTTGCGAAGCTATCAAGTCATTTTGCTATTAAGTTACTGCAAAGCCTAGACAGCCATATTGCCGTTACTTTGTTAAGCCGACTAGAGCCAGAATTACAGCAGCAATTAATGAAAGAGTTAGCTACCAGTGATGGTGCATTAGCGAGCGAACTTACCGAACTGTTAAGCTACCCCGAAGATACCGCTGCGCGCCTAATGAGCGCAAAAGTAACTGCTTTTTATGACGAAATGAGTGCGTCCGATGTATTACGTAAGCTTAAACAACGCAAAGATATTACTGAAGACGTTATCTACATACTAAATAAGTCGCAGCAGCTAGTTGGACAAATTAGTTTAGCCAAATTAATCATTGCCAATGCTGAAGATAAATTACTTACACTGGCTCAGCCAATTAAAGCAACTTTTAGTGCACTAGATAGTAAAGATGAAGTTATAGAAAAATTTGAAGGGTATCGCAGTAGCTGCATGCCAGTACTGGACAGCCACCAGCAACTTATTGGTGTTATTCGTTTTTCTGATATTTATCAGTCCACCAAAGAAGACTTAGTCAGCGACATGCAAACCATGGTAGGTGCCAGTAAAGAAGAAAAAGCATTATCATCAAGCTGGTTTGCGGTTACAAAACGGCTACCTTGGCTACAAATCAATTTACTTACCGCATTTGCAGCCGCCTCTGTAGTTGGTGCGTTTGAAGGTTTAATTTCTGAAATAACCGCCCTCGCAATTTTACTGCCCGTGGCCGCAGGTCAATCTGGCAACGCAGGGGCACAAGCCCTAGCCGTCACCATGCGCGGGTTAACATTACGTGAAATTACCACACGTCAATGGATGCGAGTAATGAGTAAAGAGTTTTTAGTGGGCGCCATGAATGGCGTCGCCGTCGCAACCACCTGCTCTATCGCTATTTATTTTTGGAGCCAGTCGTTTGGCTTAGCATTAGTCATGGCCATTGCCATGGTCTGTTCATTATCCATTGCATGTACCGCAGGTGCAATTGTACCTATAGCCCTTAAAAAATTTGGTATGGACCCCGCACAGTCATCTTCAATAGTGCTAACCACCATTACAGACATTGCAGGCTTTATGTCATTTTTAGGTATTGCTATGCTGCTTTCCGACATGCTGCCAAGGGGTTAA
- a CDS encoding tellurite resistance TerB family protein — protein sequence MLNALKQLLVGKENTQPEPKHRRELAAAALLFEVAKADDDKQVTEERVLKELLQKRFNLSHEELNIICEQAENTADTATDYYQFTREINDHYSHAEKVELTKLMWQVAYADGHLDPHEEHLIRRVADLLHVRHSEFLQTKHHVSEQCNK from the coding sequence GTGTTAAATGCACTTAAACAGTTATTAGTAGGCAAAGAAAACACCCAACCTGAACCTAAACATAGAAGAGAACTAGCAGCTGCGGCATTATTGTTTGAAGTTGCGAAAGCAGACGATGATAAGCAAGTAACAGAAGAGCGGGTACTTAAAGAGTTATTGCAAAAGCGATTCAACTTAAGTCACGAAGAGCTAAACATTATTTGTGAGCAGGCCGAAAATACCGCTGACACAGCGACAGATTATTATCAGTTTACACGTGAGATTAATGATCATTACAGTCATGCAGAAAAAGTCGAGCTCACAAAGCTTATGTGGCAAGTTGCTTACGCTGACGGGCATTTAGATCCACATGAAGAACATTTAATTCGTCGTGTAGCAGACTTATTACACGTTAGGCATAGTGAGTTTTTACAAACCAAACATCATGTTAGCGAGCAGTGTAATAAATAA